The Neodiprion fabricii isolate iyNeoFabr1 chromosome 4, iyNeoFabr1.1, whole genome shotgun sequence genome window below encodes:
- the LOC124180305 gene encoding golgin subfamily A member 4-like isoform X4 encodes MPRKLVSPTDMEQSASEFEDGSSPFSDLVVKEQVFAKYDKLRTKYTKYRAVYRELYKENMKMKSVLVETQDKALRRIANLKEQCQLEQEAKAHLEEALRNDIEEKDHLINTLNTKIKLLQSNETSGESLSTSEAEMHSEKSNFDLLTESITMPTNANDSLISENASLKERIKKFETLLAKCNESLKRNKEKIAQLTENRDILERDLNILRNTNEERRDMLESEIYKAKHEILSLNEQIEVLKKREEDSALSLAENKLFIHRELEVKEEQNKRLEQELKKITEYKDILAEAVVNYDREFRQFGVVINDRNVEPDKKLTQLKDLFTSKSDAVKLVQQDVKQKFRGAEQEMRSKHDKEMNPIIENSTPVRQGVNETEEISRSSDEIEIQNAQLLGLTTELKSCKSTINDLKEMLREVTMDGEQVKKEKECLIANILHYKKTLCKLKQDCNSIKVEAKKNYSEQETMIHSVSKEFSKIYQSAHTAAKKEETKALQEEYDTASSVELKTIINDNNALRKKCEQLMEQNEEMLTKVNDFDGVNSKNIKLISEIDELNFKMRDIAELQEAQDKMQQEMESLRSKMPFSNNTANNNDHFSNEVALLKEKLNNYDALTQDNTALKQQLVDLKNELAAALNNMEVLKSTHVKNLDLGVENFSKNCEVYESTITNLTSKFTEQTRQLEKLHEELRKQKDNFRDLSDKLEVRNSEFKEANETSVKQVLELKNLNEKHKTQCDEIEALRERDTEILRQLDETVKVRQDMVTKFNELESCKNNIIDAKTKEFEELKLRYERLLIDLESSEETKTESLIMKTDEIAALTRDKVELVKEIDQLNSQNEEISILRSANATQQQELETLKINYMELTEQNKELKEEQNNLLKTISGLELSENKLKQQNDELQVNISKLENDLKCLQEKLDSEMHNINESKLLQIELQDAKSKIQNTQLQNAELCNTVAALQLKENSQAALKGELDTSNKLLTSQVKDLQSQLHEFENLRRANVELEKVIENYNSQIQILNIVKTENVELQKEIARLNGKMKRLSDFEVENRNLNIQIENLKSSISEQEICKSENQQLHRELEISHKAKDETSKEVQDLLEENEKLNSQVENLQSSLNQKDAELDSTESKNAELLCKLETINSDQLKSLEDKSKTISELENRAKDFENKFIEHQKEVEAFKIINEDLADQLIKINANHSKILKNETEKNIKLVKAASEFENTAATYQLEVEALKMMNHELNDKLKKINSDHSKTLEATTLKISELEKTVNDFEIKFVKKQQEVQALETLNKKLHNQLEKINADHSKDLENNLKTITELEKAVKDGENKLIGRREEVEALETANKDLREQLLSISQNKNADEVLTMNCNRLQDENKKLQTRVDEAVLLYETKESQIQMLTNELKQQTEMMSEKFKTNEEEQLMRIKQLVKEFQAQIHDKDDQIQAALEKRFERQQNYESELIQQYKEQLKDFQVELTAKSEQIANLIMDNKETIQAYKDQIEELTQTIDEVKKEHTNELQNIERNWKSVLQQRTDQLESKHMDEVNELTKEWSNERKAAENCDTSAGELESTSHVAMATIQSNTGSLHSLQQTLISQKRELAELRKLLRIRNDSLEGSTEIEYLRNILFEYMMGRETLVLTRVISAVVKFDQEQTSKVLKKEEDKLTLLGSLGLL; translated from the exons ATGCCCAGGAAACTTGTATCACCTAcag ACATGGAACAGTCAGCGAGCGAATTTGAGGACGGTTCGTCACCATTCAGTGACCTCGTGGTGAAAGAACAAGTATTTGCCAAATACGACAAACTGAGGACCAAATACACAAAATATCGTGCAGTCTATCGAGAGCTGTACAAAGAGAATATGAAGATGAAATCAGTTCTAGTAGAGACACAGGATAAAGCATTGAGGCGAATAGCTAATCTCAAGGAACAATGCCAGCTTGAACAGGAGGCCAAAGCGCACCTGGAAGAAGCTTTGAGAAACGATATAGAAGAAAAGGATCATCTCATAAACACCCTGAACACAAAA ATTAAACTGTTGCAGAGCAACGAAACAAGCGGTGAATCTTTATCAACTTCAGAAGCTGAAATGCACAGTGAAAAAAGTAACTTTGATCTCCTTACTGAATCAATAACTATGCCAACAAATGCAAATGATAGTTTGATATCTGAGAATGCATCGTTAAAAGAGAGgataaagaaatttgaaaccctACTTGCCAAGTGCAACGAGTCTCtcaaaagaaacaaagagaaaattgCTCAGCTGACGGAAAATCGAGATATATTGGAAAGGGATTTGAACATATTGAGAAATACCAATGAGGAACGAAGGGATATGCTTGAAAGCGAAATATACAAGGCTAAACACGAGATATTGTCGCTGAATGAACAGATCGAAGTGCTTAAGAAACGGGAAGAAGATTCAGCTCTTTCTTTGGCTGAAAATAAGTTATTTATACACAGGGAACTCGAAGTAAAGGAAGAGCAGAATAAACGGTTGGAacaagaattgaaaaagatCACAGAGTACAAAGATATTCTTGCCGAAGCCGTTGTCAATTATGATCGCGAATTCAGACAGTTTGGCGTAGTTATAAATGATCGAAATGTGGAACCTGATAAGAAATTAACTCAGCTCAAAGATTTATTCACGAGTAAATCTGATGCTGTAAAACTTGTACAGCAAGATGTTAAGCAAAAGTTCAGGGGGGCTGAGCAAGAAATGAGGTCTAAACATGACAAGGAAATGAATCCTATTATAGAGAATTCAACCCCTGTTCGACAAGGTGTAAATGAAACTGAGGAGATTAGTAGATCAAGCgacgaaattgaaattcaaaatgcaCAACTTTTGGGACTAACAACAGAGCTGAAATCGTGTAAATCAACAATAAATGATCTGAAAGAAATGCTTCGAGAGGTGACAATGGATGGGGAGCAAgttaagaaagaaaaggaatgCCTGATTGCCAATATATTGCATTATAAAAAAACTCTTTGTAAACTAAAGCAAGATTGCAACTCCATAAAGGTTGAagcaaaaaagaattattctGAACAAGAAACGATGATACACTCAGTCAGCAAagagttttcaaaaatatatcaatCTGCTCACACAGCTGCAAAAAAAGAGGAGACAAAAGCTTTGCAAGAAGAGTATGATACAGCATCGAGTGTAGAACTGAAAACGATTATAAACGACAATAACGCGCTGAGAAAAAAGTGCGAGCAGCTGATGGAGCAGAATGAGGAAATGTTGACCAAAGTAAATGATTTTGATggtgtaaattcgaaaaatattaaacttaTCTCCGAAATTGATGAACTTAATTTCAAAATGCGAGATATCGCAGAGCTACAAGAAGCTCAAGACAAAATGCAACAAGAAATGGAAAGTTTGAGGAGTAAAATGCCGTTTAGTAACAATACTGCGAATAATAATGACCACTTTTCCAATGAAGTTGCTTTATtaaaggaaaaattaaataattacgaTGCTCTGACTCAAGACAACACAGCTTTGAAACAGCAATtggttgatttgaaaaatgaattagcTGCAGCTTTGAATAACATGGAAGTATTAAAGTCCACACATGTAAAAAACTTGGATCTAGGCGTGGAAAATTTCTCTAAAAACTGCGAAGTCTATGAGAGTACAATAACAAATCTGACGAGTAAATTTACAGAGCAGACTCGGCAGCTTGAAAAGTTGCACGAAGAATTGAGAAAGCAAAAAGATAACTTCCGCGATTTAAGCGATAAATTAGAGGTTCGAAATTCAGAGTTCAAAGAGGCCAACGAGACATCTGTAAAACAGGTTCTGGAACTAAAAAACTTGAATGAAAAGCACAAAACGCAGTGCGATGAGATTGAGGCTCTTCGAGAAAGGGACACAGAGATACTGAGACAGCTGGATGAAACTGTTAAAGTTAGACAAGACATGGTTACTAAATTTAACGAACTTGAATCGTGCAAGAATAACATTATTGATGCAAAAACCAAGGAATTTGAAGAGCTTAAATTGAGATACGAAAGATTGCTAATAGATTTAGAATCGTCTGAGGAAACGAAAACCGAATCTTTGATTATGAAAACAGACGAAATTGCAGCCTTGACTAGAGATAAAGTAGAATTGGTCaaagaaattgatcaattGAATAGCCAAAATGAAGAAATCTCGATTCTTAGAAGTGCTAATGCCACTCAGCAGCAGGAATtggaaacattgaaaataaactacATGGAACTAACTGAACAGAACAAAGAATTAAAAGAGGaacaaaacaatttattaaaaacaatcTCTGGATTGGAACTCtccgaaaataaattgaagcAGCAAAATGACGAGTTGCAAGTTAACATTTCAAAATTAGAGAATGATCTCAAATGCCTACAAGAAAAACTTGATTCAGAGATGCATAATATCAATGAAAGTAAGCTGTTACAGATAGAATTACAAGATgctaaatcaaaaattcaaaacactCAGTTACAGAATGCGGAATTATGTAATACAGTTGCTGCACttcaattaaaagaaaattcacaGGCAGCTCTGAAAGGCGAACTTGATACAAGTAATAAATTGTTGACTTCTCAAGTAAAAGATTTACAGTCCCAATTACATGAGTTTGAAAATCTACGACGAGCAAACGTTGAACTAGAGAAGGtaatagaaaattataactcacaaattcaaatactcaatattgtaaaaacagaaaatgtCGAACTCCAGAAAGAAATTGCACGACTGAATGGAAAGATGAAAAGGTTATCAGATTTTGAGGTGGAAAACCGGAATTTGAACATCCAAATTGAAAACTTAAAATCTAGTATATCTGAACAGGAGATTTGCAAGTCAGAGAACCAGCAATTGCATAGAGAATTGGAGATTTCACACAAAGCAAAAGATGAAACTTCGAAGGAGGTCCAAGATTTATTagaagagaatgaaaagttaAATTCACAGGTCGAAAATTTACAATCCTCACTAAATCAAAAAGATGCAGAGTTGGATTCAACGGAAAGCAAAAACGCAGAGCTGCTGTGTAAACTGGAAACAATAAACTCCGATCAACTAAAGAGCTTGGAAGATAAATCGAAAACAATTAGTGAATTAGAAAATAGGGCTaaggattttgaaaacaagTTCATCGAACATCAAAAAGAAGTTGAAGCGTTCAAAATTATCAATGAAGATCTTGCGGatcaattgataaaaataaatgccAATCATTctaagattttgaaaaatgaaacagaaaaaaatatcaagctAGTGAAAGCTGCAAGCGAATTTGAGAATACGGCTGCCACATATCAGCTAGAAGTTGAAGCATTGAAAATGATGAACCACGAACTAAATGATaagttaaagaaaataaattctgatcATTCCAAGACTTTGGAAGCCACGACGTTAAAAATATCCGAACTAGAAAAGACAGTGAAtgactttgaaataaaattcgtcAAGAAACAGCAAGAAGTACAGGCATTAGAAACATTAAACAAAAAGCTACATAATCAACTGGAGAAAATAAATGCCGATCATTCAAAGGATTTAGAGAATAACTTGAAAACAATTACCGAACTAGAGAAAGCGGTCAAAGATGGTGAGAACAAATTAATAGGTCGACGAGAAGAAGTGGAGGCACTGGAAACTGCAAATAAAGATTTGAGGGAACAACTGTTGAGTATTAGCCAAAATAAAAATGCCGATGAAGTTTTAACAATGAATTGCAATAGATTacaggatgaaaataaaaaactgcaAACTCGGGTGGACGAGGCGGTCTTACTGTATGAAACCAAAGAGTCCCAAATACAAATGTTAACCAACGAATTGAAACAGCAGACAGAAATGATGTCAGAAAAGTTCAAAACAAATGAAGAAGAACAGTTAATGAGGATAAAACAACTGGTCAAAGAATTCCAAGCACAAATACACGATAAGGACGATCAGATTCAAGCGGCATTGGAGAAACGTTTTG AGCGCCAGCAAAATTATGAATCTGAATTGATTCAACAATACAAGGAACAACTCAAGGACTTTCAGGTTGAGCTTACAGCGAAGTCTGAACAAATTGCAAATCTAATTATGGATAACAAGGAAACGATCCAGGCTTACAAGGACCAGATAGAGGAACTTACTCAAACAATAGACGAAGTTAAGAAGGAGCACACTAATGAGCTACAGAACATCGAACGAAATTGGAAAAGTGTATTACAACAAAGGACCGATCAGCTCGAGAGTAAGCACATGGATGAAGTTAACGAACTGACAAAAGAATGGTCTAATGAAAGAAAG GCTGCTGAAAACTGTGATACTTCTGCAGGG GAGTTGGAGAGCACGTCGCACGTTGCAATGGCTACCATACAATCCAACACGGGATCCCTTCACTCGTTGCAACAAACGTTAATATCGCAAAAGCGGGAGCTTGCGGAGCTTCGCAAATTGTTGAGGATACGAAATGACAGTTTGGAAGGATCTACGGAAATCGAATACCTCAGAAATATTCTTTTCGAGTATATGATGGGGAGGGAAACTCTAGTTCTCACGAGAGTGATATCTGCCGTTGTTAAGTTCGACCAGGAGCAGACTTCAAAAGTACTTAAAAAGGAAGAAGACAAATTGACATTG CTCGGTTCGCTTGGTTTGTTATAA
- the LOC124180305 gene encoding golgin subfamily A member 4-like isoform X2 yields MFKKFKDKLAEEMKQSPSRLQAGMQQLAQAVISPAASNNLIQDLTTSVDDLNLTAEEAETVPNNSATSQFQSIDLQSSNSMERSRRSSFSSVTSENFFPTYECPGNLYHLQSDMEQSASEFEDGSSPFSDLVVKEQVFAKYDKLRTKYTKYRAVYRELYKENMKMKSVLVETQDKALRRIANLKEQCQLEQEAKAHLEEALRNDIEEKDHLINTLNTKIKLLQSNETSGESLSTSEAEMHSEKSNFDLLTESITMPTNANDSLISENASLKERIKKFETLLAKCNESLKRNKEKIAQLTENRDILERDLNILRNTNEERRDMLESEIYKAKHEILSLNEQIEVLKKREEDSALSLAENKLFIHRELEVKEEQNKRLEQELKKITEYKDILAEAVVNYDREFRQFGVVINDRNVEPDKKLTQLKDLFTSKSDAVKLVQQDVKQKFRGAEQEMRSKHDKEMNPIIENSTPVRQGVNETEEISRSSDEIEIQNAQLLGLTTELKSCKSTINDLKEMLREVTMDGEQVKKEKECLIANILHYKKTLCKLKQDCNSIKVEAKKNYSEQETMIHSVSKEFSKIYQSAHTAAKKEETKALQEEYDTASSVELKTIINDNNALRKKCEQLMEQNEEMLTKVNDFDGVNSKNIKLISEIDELNFKMRDIAELQEAQDKMQQEMESLRSKMPFSNNTANNNDHFSNEVALLKEKLNNYDALTQDNTALKQQLVDLKNELAAALNNMEVLKSTHVKNLDLGVENFSKNCEVYESTITNLTSKFTEQTRQLEKLHEELRKQKDNFRDLSDKLEVRNSEFKEANETSVKQVLELKNLNEKHKTQCDEIEALRERDTEILRQLDETVKVRQDMVTKFNELESCKNNIIDAKTKEFEELKLRYERLLIDLESSEETKTESLIMKTDEIAALTRDKVELVKEIDQLNSQNEEISILRSANATQQQELETLKINYMELTEQNKELKEEQNNLLKTISGLELSENKLKQQNDELQVNISKLENDLKCLQEKLDSEMHNINESKLLQIELQDAKSKIQNTQLQNAELCNTVAALQLKENSQAALKGELDTSNKLLTSQVKDLQSQLHEFENLRRANVELEKVIENYNSQIQILNIVKTENVELQKEIARLNGKMKRLSDFEVENRNLNIQIENLKSSISEQEICKSENQQLHRELEISHKAKDETSKEVQDLLEENEKLNSQVENLQSSLNQKDAELDSTESKNAELLCKLETINSDQLKSLEDKSKTISELENRAKDFENKFIEHQKEVEAFKIINEDLADQLIKINANHSKILKNETEKNIKLVKAASEFENTAATYQLEVEALKMMNHELNDKLKKINSDHSKTLEATTLKISELEKTVNDFEIKFVKKQQEVQALETLNKKLHNQLEKINADHSKDLENNLKTITELEKAVKDGENKLIGRREEVEALETANKDLREQLLSISQNKNADEVLTMNCNRLQDENKKLQTRVDEAVLLYETKESQIQMLTNELKQQTEMMSEKFKTNEEEQLMRIKQLVKEFQAQIHDKDDQIQAALEKRFERQQNYESELIQQYKEQLKDFQVELTAKSEQIANLIMDNKETIQAYKDQIEELTQTIDEVKKEHTNELQNIERNWKSVLQQRTDQLESKHMDEVNELTKEWSNERKAAENCDTSAGELESTSHVAMATIQSNTGSLHSLQQTLISQKRELAELRKLLRIRNDSLEGSTEIEYLRNILFEYMMGRETLVLTRVISAVVKFDQEQTSKVLKKEEDKLTLVSKEI; encoded by the exons atgttcaaaaaatttaaggaCAAATTGGCCGAAGAAATGAAACAATCTCCGTCCCGGCTGCAAGCTGGCATGCAACAACTCGCCCAG gcCGTTATTTCTCCGGCCGCCTCCAACAATCTCATTCAAGACCTAACAACATCGGTTGATGACCTGAATTTAACCGCAGAAGAAGCTG AAACGGTCCCTAACAATTCGGCGACAAGTCAATTTCAAAGCATAGATTTACAGTCTTCAAATTCGATGGAACGCTCGCGGCGATCATCCTTCAGTAGTGTAACtagtgagaattttttccccaCGTATGAATGCCCAGGAAACTTGTATCACCTAcag TCAGACATGGAACAGTCAGCGAGCGAATTTGAGGACGGTTCGTCACCATTCAGTGACCTCGTGGTGAAAGAACAAGTATTTGCCAAATACGACAAACTGAGGACCAAATACACAAAATATCGTGCAGTCTATCGAGAGCTGTACAAAGAGAATATGAAGATGAAATCAGTTCTAGTAGAGACACAGGATAAAGCATTGAGGCGAATAGCTAATCTCAAGGAACAATGCCAGCTTGAACAGGAGGCCAAAGCGCACCTGGAAGAAGCTTTGAGAAACGATATAGAAGAAAAGGATCATCTCATAAACACCCTGAACACAAAA ATTAAACTGTTGCAGAGCAACGAAACAAGCGGTGAATCTTTATCAACTTCAGAAGCTGAAATGCACAGTGAAAAAAGTAACTTTGATCTCCTTACTGAATCAATAACTATGCCAACAAATGCAAATGATAGTTTGATATCTGAGAATGCATCGTTAAAAGAGAGgataaagaaatttgaaaccctACTTGCCAAGTGCAACGAGTCTCtcaaaagaaacaaagagaaaattgCTCAGCTGACGGAAAATCGAGATATATTGGAAAGGGATTTGAACATATTGAGAAATACCAATGAGGAACGAAGGGATATGCTTGAAAGCGAAATATACAAGGCTAAACACGAGATATTGTCGCTGAATGAACAGATCGAAGTGCTTAAGAAACGGGAAGAAGATTCAGCTCTTTCTTTGGCTGAAAATAAGTTATTTATACACAGGGAACTCGAAGTAAAGGAAGAGCAGAATAAACGGTTGGAacaagaattgaaaaagatCACAGAGTACAAAGATATTCTTGCCGAAGCCGTTGTCAATTATGATCGCGAATTCAGACAGTTTGGCGTAGTTATAAATGATCGAAATGTGGAACCTGATAAGAAATTAACTCAGCTCAAAGATTTATTCACGAGTAAATCTGATGCTGTAAAACTTGTACAGCAAGATGTTAAGCAAAAGTTCAGGGGGGCTGAGCAAGAAATGAGGTCTAAACATGACAAGGAAATGAATCCTATTATAGAGAATTCAACCCCTGTTCGACAAGGTGTAAATGAAACTGAGGAGATTAGTAGATCAAGCgacgaaattgaaattcaaaatgcaCAACTTTTGGGACTAACAACAGAGCTGAAATCGTGTAAATCAACAATAAATGATCTGAAAGAAATGCTTCGAGAGGTGACAATGGATGGGGAGCAAgttaagaaagaaaaggaatgCCTGATTGCCAATATATTGCATTATAAAAAAACTCTTTGTAAACTAAAGCAAGATTGCAACTCCATAAAGGTTGAagcaaaaaagaattattctGAACAAGAAACGATGATACACTCAGTCAGCAAagagttttcaaaaatatatcaatCTGCTCACACAGCTGCAAAAAAAGAGGAGACAAAAGCTTTGCAAGAAGAGTATGATACAGCATCGAGTGTAGAACTGAAAACGATTATAAACGACAATAACGCGCTGAGAAAAAAGTGCGAGCAGCTGATGGAGCAGAATGAGGAAATGTTGACCAAAGTAAATGATTTTGATggtgtaaattcgaaaaatattaaacttaTCTCCGAAATTGATGAACTTAATTTCAAAATGCGAGATATCGCAGAGCTACAAGAAGCTCAAGACAAAATGCAACAAGAAATGGAAAGTTTGAGGAGTAAAATGCCGTTTAGTAACAATACTGCGAATAATAATGACCACTTTTCCAATGAAGTTGCTTTATtaaaggaaaaattaaataattacgaTGCTCTGACTCAAGACAACACAGCTTTGAAACAGCAATtggttgatttgaaaaatgaattagcTGCAGCTTTGAATAACATGGAAGTATTAAAGTCCACACATGTAAAAAACTTGGATCTAGGCGTGGAAAATTTCTCTAAAAACTGCGAAGTCTATGAGAGTACAATAACAAATCTGACGAGTAAATTTACAGAGCAGACTCGGCAGCTTGAAAAGTTGCACGAAGAATTGAGAAAGCAAAAAGATAACTTCCGCGATTTAAGCGATAAATTAGAGGTTCGAAATTCAGAGTTCAAAGAGGCCAACGAGACATCTGTAAAACAGGTTCTGGAACTAAAAAACTTGAATGAAAAGCACAAAACGCAGTGCGATGAGATTGAGGCTCTTCGAGAAAGGGACACAGAGATACTGAGACAGCTGGATGAAACTGTTAAAGTTAGACAAGACATGGTTACTAAATTTAACGAACTTGAATCGTGCAAGAATAACATTATTGATGCAAAAACCAAGGAATTTGAAGAGCTTAAATTGAGATACGAAAGATTGCTAATAGATTTAGAATCGTCTGAGGAAACGAAAACCGAATCTTTGATTATGAAAACAGACGAAATTGCAGCCTTGACTAGAGATAAAGTAGAATTGGTCaaagaaattgatcaattGAATAGCCAAAATGAAGAAATCTCGATTCTTAGAAGTGCTAATGCCACTCAGCAGCAGGAATtggaaacattgaaaataaactacATGGAACTAACTGAACAGAACAAAGAATTAAAAGAGGaacaaaacaatttattaaaaacaatcTCTGGATTGGAACTCtccgaaaataaattgaagcAGCAAAATGACGAGTTGCAAGTTAACATTTCAAAATTAGAGAATGATCTCAAATGCCTACAAGAAAAACTTGATTCAGAGATGCATAATATCAATGAAAGTAAGCTGTTACAGATAGAATTACAAGATgctaaatcaaaaattcaaaacactCAGTTACAGAATGCGGAATTATGTAATACAGTTGCTGCACttcaattaaaagaaaattcacaGGCAGCTCTGAAAGGCGAACTTGATACAAGTAATAAATTGTTGACTTCTCAAGTAAAAGATTTACAGTCCCAATTACATGAGTTTGAAAATCTACGACGAGCAAACGTTGAACTAGAGAAGGtaatagaaaattataactcacaaattcaaatactcaatattgtaaaaacagaaaatgtCGAACTCCAGAAAGAAATTGCACGACTGAATGGAAAGATGAAAAGGTTATCAGATTTTGAGGTGGAAAACCGGAATTTGAACATCCAAATTGAAAACTTAAAATCTAGTATATCTGAACAGGAGATTTGCAAGTCAGAGAACCAGCAATTGCATAGAGAATTGGAGATTTCACACAAAGCAAAAGATGAAACTTCGAAGGAGGTCCAAGATTTATTagaagagaatgaaaagttaAATTCACAGGTCGAAAATTTACAATCCTCACTAAATCAAAAAGATGCAGAGTTGGATTCAACGGAAAGCAAAAACGCAGAGCTGCTGTGTAAACTGGAAACAATAAACTCCGATCAACTAAAGAGCTTGGAAGATAAATCGAAAACAATTAGTGAATTAGAAAATAGGGCTaaggattttgaaaacaagTTCATCGAACATCAAAAAGAAGTTGAAGCGTTCAAAATTATCAATGAAGATCTTGCGGatcaattgataaaaataaatgccAATCATTctaagattttgaaaaatgaaacagaaaaaaatatcaagctAGTGAAAGCTGCAAGCGAATTTGAGAATACGGCTGCCACATATCAGCTAGAAGTTGAAGCATTGAAAATGATGAACCACGAACTAAATGATaagttaaagaaaataaattctgatcATTCCAAGACTTTGGAAGCCACGACGTTAAAAATATCCGAACTAGAAAAGACAGTGAAtgactttgaaataaaattcgtcAAGAAACAGCAAGAAGTACAGGCATTAGAAACATTAAACAAAAAGCTACATAATCAACTGGAGAAAATAAATGCCGATCATTCAAAGGATTTAGAGAATAACTTGAAAACAATTACCGAACTAGAGAAAGCGGTCAAAGATGGTGAGAACAAATTAATAGGTCGACGAGAAGAAGTGGAGGCACTGGAAACTGCAAATAAAGATTTGAGGGAACAACTGTTGAGTATTAGCCAAAATAAAAATGCCGATGAAGTTTTAACAATGAATTGCAATAGATTacaggatgaaaataaaaaactgcaAACTCGGGTGGACGAGGCGGTCTTACTGTATGAAACCAAAGAGTCCCAAATACAAATGTTAACCAACGAATTGAAACAGCAGACAGAAATGATGTCAGAAAAGTTCAAAACAAATGAAGAAGAACAGTTAATGAGGATAAAACAACTGGTCAAAGAATTCCAAGCACAAATACACGATAAGGACGATCAGATTCAAGCGGCATTGGAGAAACGTTTTG AGCGCCAGCAAAATTATGAATCTGAATTGATTCAACAATACAAGGAACAACTCAAGGACTTTCAGGTTGAGCTTACAGCGAAGTCTGAACAAATTGCAAATCTAATTATGGATAACAAGGAAACGATCCAGGCTTACAAGGACCAGATAGAGGAACTTACTCAAACAATAGACGAAGTTAAGAAGGAGCACACTAATGAGCTACAGAACATCGAACGAAATTGGAAAAGTGTATTACAACAAAGGACCGATCAGCTCGAGAGTAAGCACATGGATGAAGTTAACGAACTGACAAAAGAATGGTCTAATGAAAGAAAG GCTGCTGAAAACTGTGATACTTCTGCAGGG GAGTTGGAGAGCACGTCGCACGTTGCAATGGCTACCATACAATCCAACACGGGATCCCTTCACTCGTTGCAACAAACGTTAATATCGCAAAAGCGGGAGCTTGCGGAGCTTCGCAAATTGTTGAGGATACGAAATGACAGTTTGGAAGGATCTACGGAAATCGAATACCTCAGAAATATTCTTTTCGAGTATATGATGGGGAGGGAAACTCTAGTTCTCACGAGAGTGATATCTGCCGTTGTTAAGTTCGACCAGGAGCAGACTTCAAAAGTACTTAAAAAGGAAGAAGACAAATTGACATTGGTaagtaaagaaatttaa